A single region of the Anaerostipes rhamnosivorans genome encodes:
- a CDS encoding MerR family transcriptional regulator, translating to MRTIKEVAVLSGVSVRTLQYYDEIGLLKPAKVTGAGYRLYDDESINTLQQILLFKELEFPLKDIKRIMENPNFNKEEALSRQKTLLKAKRDRLNRLLDLIGRLEQGETYMSFKEFDLSEYIQALEQFKKENTEEIMKYWGSTEAFDEFIKRARDHESSIAQTAVEYYGSVEKYTDAMKESLSHFSENMEKMRKIKEKGYVEKNKDLMEQLTSDVSRDVKSEEVQNIIGQMLNLLDEEDQPTMDLGENYYDKLIDGYLHNPKLIEAMDQQYCKGASKFIGEALQYYLKKKTCNSKFRII from the coding sequence TTGAGAACCATAAAAGAAGTTGCAGTACTTTCAGGCGTCAGCGTGCGGACCTTACAGTATTATGATGAAATCGGTTTATTAAAACCCGCAAAGGTCACCGGCGCCGGTTATAGACTATACGATGATGAATCAATAAACACTCTACAGCAAATATTACTTTTTAAGGAGTTGGAATTTCCTCTGAAGGATATTAAAAGGATCATGGAAAATCCCAATTTTAACAAAGAAGAAGCTCTGAGCAGGCAAAAAACACTGCTAAAAGCAAAACGGGACAGGCTGAACAGACTGTTAGACCTGATCGGCAGACTGGAACAAGGAGAAACCTATATGAGTTTTAAAGAATTTGATTTAAGTGAATATATCCAGGCATTGGAGCAGTTTAAAAAAGAGAATACAGAGGAGATTATGAAATACTGGGGAAGTACCGAAGCCTTCGATGAATTTATAAAAAGAGCCAGGGATCATGAGTCCAGCATCGCTCAAACGGCGGTGGAGTATTACGGCAGTGTTGAAAAATACACAGATGCCATGAAAGAGAGCCTAAGCCATTTCTCTGAGAATATGGAGAAGATGCGGAAGATCAAAGAAAAAGGGTATGTAGAAAAGAATAAAGACTTGATGGAGCAGCTGACAAGTGACGTTTCAAGGGATGTCAAATCTGAAGAAGTACAGAATATCATCGGCCAGATGTTGAATCTGCTGGATGAAGAAGACCAGCCTACAATGGATCTGGGCGAGAACTACTATGATAAGCTGATTGACGGATATCTCCACAATCCAAAGCTGATCGAGGCTATGGATCAGCAGTACTGTAAAGGAGCTTCAAAGTTTATAGGGGAAGCATTACAATATTATCTCA